In the genome of Salinispirillum sp. LH 10-3-1, one region contains:
- a CDS encoding AMP-binding protein: MSNDHIYDSAPWTQFYGAAQNAIKDRDQAQEHRFPSIPAMVVAAAKDFGPNTAFTTCMPNGMNGHLAYAQVDEMSDSFAVYLRETLGLNAGTRVAVQMPNCLALPVAAFGILKAGCVLVNVNPLYTRREMEHQFNDSGAEALVIVDMFADKLEDILQNTPIKHVVLTSISQWFSPVVRGVLNAVLKYWNQVIPKHNLEATLLNQAIKTGRAAKAEKGIEVATYWQDLKRDDTALLQYTGGTTGVSKGAELTHGNLLSNLEQVDSVAGSHIEAGKECILTALPIYHIFAFTVNLLAFYHKGAHNVLVPSPRPIQNCQRAFDNYPISWISGVNTLFNALLNEEWFTVYPPKTMKVALAGGTALHKSVAERWRAVVGTPIAEGYGLTESSPVICFNPIGHERADSIGIPAPSTEVRIVDEEGVTMPLGEPGEIIARGPQIMKGYWNRPEETAKTLKDGWLYTGDIGTMSEDGHFHIVDRKKDMILVSGFNVYPNEVEDSIARLPQVQESAVIGAPDDQTGEAVHAYVVLREQGLTAQDIIKHCKTDLAAYKVPKKVVFWDELPKTPVGKVLRKEIRATVEKNNTAAKQQA, translated from the coding sequence ATGTCGAATGATCATATCTATGATAGCGCGCCATGGACGCAGTTTTATGGCGCGGCACAAAACGCCATAAAAGACCGCGACCAAGCGCAAGAACACCGTTTTCCGAGCATCCCCGCCATGGTTGTGGCAGCGGCGAAAGATTTTGGCCCCAATACCGCATTTACTACTTGCATGCCAAATGGCATGAATGGACATCTGGCCTATGCACAAGTGGATGAAATGTCGGATTCGTTCGCGGTTTATCTACGCGAAACGCTTGGGCTCAACGCTGGCACTCGTGTAGCCGTGCAAATGCCAAACTGCCTGGCCTTGCCGGTAGCAGCGTTCGGAATCTTGAAGGCCGGGTGTGTACTGGTTAATGTAAACCCTCTATATACTCGCCGAGAAATGGAGCATCAGTTCAATGATTCCGGTGCAGAGGCGCTGGTTATCGTCGATATGTTTGCCGACAAGCTGGAAGACATTCTACAAAACACTCCTATTAAGCACGTGGTATTGACCTCAATTTCACAGTGGTTTTCACCCGTGGTGCGCGGTGTCTTGAATGCGGTGTTGAAGTACTGGAACCAAGTCATTCCCAAACACAATTTAGAAGCTACCCTGCTGAATCAGGCTATTAAGACTGGACGTGCGGCTAAAGCGGAAAAAGGCATTGAAGTTGCGACGTACTGGCAGGACTTGAAGCGTGATGACACGGCGTTACTGCAGTATACCGGTGGTACTACGGGAGTCAGCAAGGGTGCCGAATTAACCCATGGCAATCTATTGAGCAATTTGGAACAGGTTGATTCCGTTGCCGGTAGTCATATTGAAGCAGGAAAAGAATGCATCCTCACGGCATTGCCGATCTACCACATTTTTGCCTTTACGGTGAATTTGTTGGCCTTTTACCACAAAGGGGCGCACAACGTACTCGTCCCCAGTCCACGCCCCATTCAGAACTGTCAGCGTGCCTTTGACAATTATCCTATTTCTTGGATTTCGGGTGTAAATACCCTGTTCAATGCGTTGTTAAACGAAGAATGGTTTACGGTTTATCCGCCGAAAACCATGAAAGTCGCGCTGGCGGGTGGTACTGCATTGCACAAATCAGTAGCCGAACGCTGGCGCGCTGTAGTAGGTACGCCCATCGCTGAAGGTTATGGTTTGACCGAAAGTTCGCCGGTCATTTGTTTTAACCCAATCGGCCACGAGCGGGCCGATAGCATCGGCATTCCGGCACCCTCGACAGAAGTGCGTATTGTCGATGAAGAAGGTGTGACGATGCCACTGGGTGAGCCCGGAGAAATTATTGCCCGTGGTCCACAGATCATGAAAGGCTATTGGAATCGCCCGGAAGAAACGGCCAAAACGCTGAAAGACGGCTGGCTCTATACGGGCGACATTGGCACTATGTCAGAAGATGGTCACTTTCATATTGTTGACCGTAAGAAAGACATGATATTAGTCAGTGGCTTTAACGTGTACCCGAATGAAGTTGAGGACAGCATTGCACGCTTACCGCAGGTGCAGGAGTCTGCTGTTATCGGTGCGCCTGATGATCAGACAGGTGAGGCAGTGCATGCCTATGTGGTGCTGCGCGAGCAGGGTCTGACAGCTCAAGACATCATTAAACATTGTAAGACAGACTTGGCTGCCTACAAGGTTCCGAAGAAAGTCGTGTTCTGGGATGAGCTGCCAAAAACCCCGGTCGGGAAGGTATTGCGCAAAGAAATTCGCGCTACCGTCGAGAAAAATAATACAGCGGCTAAACAACAAGCATAA
- a CDS encoding SufE family protein has product MNPFGTDITSADIIDALSFFDSWEDRYKYIIDLGKELPALDDAYKTDDFIVRGCQSKVWLVPQREGDKIIFAADSDAFIVKGLLAVVLAAYNGKTSSEIRSFDIEAYFDELNLLKHLSATRGNGLRAMVQRIQDFSSAA; this is encoded by the coding sequence ATGAACCCCTTCGGTACCGACATTACGTCCGCAGACATCATTGATGCTCTGTCTTTTTTCGACAGCTGGGAAGATCGCTACAAGTACATTATTGATCTCGGCAAAGAATTGCCTGCCCTGGACGACGCCTATAAAACCGATGATTTCATTGTGCGCGGCTGTCAAAGCAAAGTATGGTTAGTGCCGCAGCGTGAGGGCGATAAGATTATATTTGCTGCGGACAGCGATGCCTTCATCGTTAAAGGCTTGTTGGCGGTTGTATTGGCGGCCTACAACGGTAAAACGTCGAGTGAAATACGCAGCTTTGATATTGAGGCCTACTTCGACGAGCTGAATCTGCTTAAGCACCTCAGTGCGACTCGCGGTAACGGCCTGCGGGCCATGGTGCAGCGTATTCAGGATTTCTCTTCGGCAGCTTGA
- the sufT gene encoding putative Fe-S cluster assembly protein SufT — protein sequence MERRMVVAQADCPARRVPDGTPLTIPRDTFVTITQALGGNYTVTYNGQMVRVDGTDAANLGLEAETLSFPAPDSDEIQEEQVWTALKTVFDPEIPVDLVNLGLIYKVEVDQSSKIVSIDMTLTAPACGMGPVLVGDVEYRVRRVPNVKSVRVNLVFDPPWQRDMMSEEAQLETGMFF from the coding sequence ATGGAAAGACGCATGGTGGTGGCGCAGGCCGACTGCCCCGCCCGGCGCGTGCCTGATGGCACTCCGCTCACGATCCCCCGCGACACCTTCGTAACCATTACGCAGGCCCTGGGCGGTAACTACACCGTGACCTACAACGGGCAGATGGTGCGGGTGGATGGCACTGACGCGGCAAACCTGGGCCTAGAAGCCGAGACGCTGAGTTTTCCTGCACCTGACAGCGACGAGATTCAAGAAGAGCAAGTGTGGACGGCACTGAAAACCGTGTTTGACCCGGAAATTCCGGTTGATCTGGTAAACCTGGGTTTGATTTATAAAGTCGAGGTCGACCAAAGCAGTAAGATCGTTTCAATCGATATGACGTTGACGGCTCCTGCATGCGGCATGGGCCCGGTGCTGGTCGGTGATGTTGAGTATCGGGTACGTCGAGTGCCTAACGTAAAATCGGTGCGCGTTAATTTGGTGTTTGACCCGCCGTGGCAGCGCGACATGATGAGTGAAGAAGCGCAGCTCGAAACCGGTATGTTTTTTTAA
- a CDS encoding iron-sulfur cluster assembly accessory protein, translated as MSVESFDPAQQTVKVSSAAIQHFRRQLEHDGAAKAVRLSVKESGCTGFMYVVDLVQEAQNDDLHYQLDGNLEFLVAKDSLSIVSGTEIDYVKEGVNRQLKFLNPNAKDHCGCGESFNVN; from the coding sequence ATGTCAGTCGAATCGTTTGATCCGGCACAACAGACAGTAAAAGTCAGTTCCGCAGCTATTCAGCACTTTCGACGCCAGCTGGAGCATGATGGCGCGGCCAAGGCGGTGCGCCTGAGCGTCAAAGAAAGCGGCTGTACCGGGTTTATGTACGTGGTGGATCTGGTGCAAGAAGCGCAGAACGATGACCTGCACTATCAACTGGATGGTAATTTGGAGTTCTTGGTAGCCAAGGACAGCTTGTCAATCGTCTCTGGCACCGAGATTGATTACGTCAAAGAAGGCGTTAACCGTCAGCTTAAATTCCTCAACCCCAATGCGAAAGACCATTGTGGCTGTGGTGAGAGCTTCAACGTCAATTGA
- a CDS encoding cysteine desulfurase produces MTEFDVEQVRQDFPILQQQVNGHPLVYLDNAATTQKPESVIQAIVDYYRNDNSNVHRGAHTLSDRATEKFEGARTKVAEFINAPSSAQVLWTRGTTESINMVAATWGRQNLQAGDRVLVSALEHHSNIVPWQMIAGAVGATVEPIPVDASGTLDLSAFRQMLDARVKMVSVQHVSNALGTIHPIDDMIAMAHAVGAKVMIDGAQAISHWPVDVQALDCDFYAFSAHKLFGPTGLGVLYGKRELLEAMPPYQGGGEMIETVSFTGTTYNQLPYKFEAGTPDIAGAIGLGAAIDYLSQLDRRGAAAHEQALLKYAEDKARQTEGVKLIGTSPYKTSVMSFVLEGAHPADLGMIMDQQGVAVRTGNHCAQPIMDQFGIPGTVRASFSFYNTFDDVDRLFAALEKAKQFLQ; encoded by the coding sequence ATGACTGAGTTCGATGTAGAGCAGGTGCGACAGGATTTCCCGATTCTGCAGCAGCAGGTAAACGGGCATCCTCTGGTGTATTTGGATAACGCCGCTACGACGCAGAAACCCGAGTCGGTGATTCAAGCGATCGTTGACTACTACCGCAATGACAACAGCAATGTGCATCGCGGCGCGCATACCCTGAGCGACCGTGCGACGGAAAAATTTGAAGGCGCCCGTACCAAGGTGGCCGAGTTTATTAACGCGCCGTCGTCGGCACAGGTACTGTGGACACGTGGTACCACCGAAAGCATCAACATGGTTGCTGCAACCTGGGGTCGACAGAACCTGCAGGCGGGTGATCGTGTATTGGTGTCGGCGCTGGAGCATCATTCCAATATCGTGCCGTGGCAGATGATTGCGGGTGCGGTGGGGGCAACGGTAGAGCCCATTCCTGTAGACGCCAGCGGCACGCTGGACCTGTCGGCCTTCCGTCAGATGCTGGATGCCCGCGTCAAAATGGTTTCTGTTCAACATGTGTCCAACGCATTGGGCACCATTCACCCGATTGATGACATGATCGCCATGGCGCATGCCGTCGGTGCTAAAGTCATGATCGACGGGGCGCAAGCCATCAGCCATTGGCCCGTTGACGTGCAAGCGTTGGATTGTGATTTCTACGCCTTTTCCGCCCACAAATTGTTTGGCCCCACGGGTCTGGGTGTGTTGTACGGCAAGCGTGAACTGTTAGAAGCCATGCCGCCTTACCAAGGCGGTGGCGAAATGATCGAAACGGTCAGCTTTACAGGCACCACCTATAACCAATTGCCCTACAAGTTTGAAGCCGGTACGCCAGACATCGCGGGCGCTATCGGTTTGGGTGCCGCCATCGACTATTTGAGTCAGTTGGATCGGCGCGGCGCTGCAGCGCACGAACAAGCCTTATTGAAGTACGCGGAAGACAAAGCGCGGCAGACCGAGGGGGTGAAATTGATCGGTACGTCCCCATATAAAACCAGTGTGATGAGTTTTGTCTTAGAGGGCGCTCACCCCGCTGATTTGGGCATGATTATGGATCAACAAGGGGTAGCGGTGCGCACGGGCAACCACTGCGCGCAGCCGATCATGGACCAGTTTGGTATTCCTGGCACCGTGCGGGCAAGTTTCAGTTTCTATAATACTTTTGATGACGTGGACCGGTTGTTTGCCGCGTTAGAGAAAGCCAAGCAGTTTTTGCAATAG
- the sufD gene encoding Fe-S cluster assembly protein SufD: protein MTTSMDFQQQALNLAAQQQSPAWLADVRAAGATAWQNAKWPDRRTEHWKYTPLQALQADGFAQWAQGGDWQGDVEFLAVDAHRLVFVNGQLNEALSTALPANVVRFDQASSAQQALIAQHLGSAVDLQRHLFAALSNACAADGWLYHLAPDVQADKPLYLVHLSTPEAQPAMAQQRLLVVLERHAKAEVIEHYVSTTEVQNGFVNSLTELVVGDGAQLQHYRLNLEEENLLHVGGVHADLYRSAQLNAFALGQGSRLKRVDYHVRHKGEGAHLGLNGVYLPRNRQRIDYHTTVEHCVPHCTTDENFRGIIADSAKAVFNGRIHIHKDAQKTLAELSNKNLLTSNQAEIDTKPELEIYADDVKCAHGATVSQLNETAMYYLQSRGVSKAEAEVMLSFGFINELLQQVEQEAIQLYLRPRLAALFGSDDELTRHIVHD, encoded by the coding sequence ATGACCACCTCAATGGACTTTCAACAACAGGCCTTGAATCTTGCCGCTCAACAGCAGAGCCCAGCGTGGCTAGCCGATGTGCGGGCCGCGGGTGCAACTGCGTGGCAGAACGCTAAGTGGCCCGACCGTCGCACCGAGCATTGGAAATACACCCCGCTGCAAGCCTTGCAAGCGGACGGTTTCGCCCAGTGGGCACAAGGCGGTGATTGGCAAGGTGATGTAGAGTTTTTGGCGGTTGACGCGCACCGCCTGGTGTTCGTGAATGGTCAGCTCAATGAAGCGCTGTCCACGGCCTTGCCCGCCAATGTAGTGCGATTTGATCAGGCCAGCAGCGCTCAGCAAGCCCTTATCGCGCAGCACTTGGGCAGCGCAGTAGATCTCCAGCGTCATCTGTTTGCGGCGTTGAGCAATGCCTGCGCCGCTGACGGCTGGTTGTATCATCTGGCGCCTGACGTGCAGGCCGACAAGCCATTATATCTTGTGCATTTGTCGACGCCGGAAGCCCAACCAGCCATGGCGCAGCAGCGTTTGTTGGTGGTGTTGGAACGTCATGCTAAAGCGGAAGTCATTGAGCACTATGTGTCTACGACCGAGGTGCAGAACGGTTTCGTCAATAGCCTGACCGAACTGGTAGTGGGTGATGGCGCCCAACTGCAGCATTATCGTTTGAATCTGGAAGAAGAAAACTTGCTGCACGTCGGCGGCGTGCACGCTGACCTTTACCGCAGCGCCCAACTCAATGCTTTTGCCTTGGGGCAGGGCAGTCGCCTGAAGCGCGTGGATTATCACGTGCGCCACAAAGGTGAAGGCGCGCACCTCGGCTTGAATGGCGTGTATTTGCCGCGTAACCGACAGCGCATCGACTACCACACAACCGTCGAGCATTGCGTACCGCATTGCACCACCGATGAGAATTTTCGCGGCATCATCGCCGACTCAGCGAAAGCCGTGTTCAACGGCCGTATCCACATTCACAAGGATGCGCAGAAAACCTTGGCTGAGCTGAGCAACAAGAACCTGTTGACGTCGAATCAAGCGGAAATAGACACCAAACCTGAATTGGAAATTTACGCCGACGACGTCAAGTGCGCGCACGGTGCTACCGTTAGTCAGCTCAATGAAACGGCTATGTACTATTTGCAAAGCCGTGGCGTGTCAAAAGCGGAAGCTGAAGTCATGTTGAGCTTTGGCTTTATCAACGAATTGCTGCAGCAAGTGGAGCAGGAGGCCATTCAGTTGTATTTGCGCCCTCGCTTGGCGGCGCTGTTCGGCAGCGACGACGAACTGACGAGGCACATTGTTCATGACTGA
- the sufC gene encoding Fe-S cluster assembly ATPase SufC, which yields MLSINKLYAKVEEKDILKGLSLDVKPGEIHAIMGPNGAGKSTLGNVLTGRAGYTVTDGSVQFAGQDLFDMDTEERAREGMFLAFQYPVEIPGVSNMEFLKAAVDAKRKHHGQPELSAVEFMKLARETSKQVSLDPNFLKRGVNEGFSGGEKKRNEIMQMMLLEPKLCILDETDSGLDIDALQVVADGVNAMRSPDRSFIVVTHYQRLLDYIVPDYVHVLANGRIVKSGDKSLALELEEKGYGWLEGEVA from the coding sequence ATGTTAAGCATTAACAAGTTGTACGCCAAAGTCGAAGAGAAAGACATCCTGAAAGGACTGAGCCTGGACGTGAAACCGGGTGAGATTCACGCCATCATGGGGCCGAACGGTGCTGGTAAAAGTACGCTGGGCAACGTGTTGACCGGCCGTGCGGGCTATACGGTCACGGACGGCAGCGTACAATTTGCTGGCCAGGATTTGTTCGACATGGACACCGAAGAGCGCGCGCGCGAAGGTATGTTTCTGGCGTTTCAATATCCGGTAGAAATCCCCGGCGTCAGCAACATGGAGTTTCTCAAGGCGGCCGTCGATGCCAAGCGAAAACACCATGGCCAACCAGAGTTGTCGGCGGTGGAATTTATGAAGCTGGCGCGTGAAACCAGCAAGCAAGTCAGCTTGGATCCGAACTTTCTTAAACGTGGTGTGAATGAAGGCTTTTCAGGTGGCGAAAAGAAACGCAACGAGATCATGCAGATGATGCTGCTGGAGCCGAAGCTGTGCATTCTTGATGAAACCGATTCCGGTCTGGATATCGATGCCCTGCAAGTGGTTGCCGATGGGGTGAATGCTATGCGCTCGCCCGACCGTAGCTTCATTGTCGTGACACACTATCAGCGCTTGTTGGACTACATCGTTCCCGATTATGTGCACGTATTAGCCAATGGCCGCATTGTGAAGTCCGGTGACAAGTCACTGGCCTTGGAGCTGGAAGAAAAAGGCTACGGTTGGCTGGAAGGCGAGGTGGCTTAA
- the sufB gene encoding Fe-S cluster assembly protein SufB — MTDQVEHLIKKEYSAGFHSAIESDTLAPGLDEDTVRFISATKGEPEWLLEWRLKAFAAWKEMAEPTWAHVHYPEIDFQAVSYYSAPKSMADKPQSLDEVDPELLATYEKLGIPLHEQEMLAGVAVDAVFDSVSVVTTYRAKLEEAGVIFCPISEAVHKYPELLKKYLGSVVPQKDNFYAALNSAVFSDGSFVYIPKGVRCPMELSTYFRINEMNTGQFERTLIVADEGSHVSYLEGCTAPMRDENQLHAAVVELVALDNAEIKYSTVQNWYPGNAEGKGGIYNFVTKRGICHTNAKISWTQVETGSAVTWKYPSCILKGDNSVGEFYSVALTNNFQQADTGTKMIHLGKNTTSTIIAKGISAGKSNSSYRGLVRMNAGADGARNFTQCDSLLIGDQCGAHTFPYIESKNPTAVIEHEATTSKVSDDQMFLCQQRGLDAEKAISMIVNGFCREVFKELPMEFAVEAGKLLEVSLEGSVG, encoded by the coding sequence ATGACTGATCAAGTAGAACACTTAATCAAAAAAGAGTACTCCGCGGGTTTCCATTCAGCGATTGAATCGGACACCTTGGCGCCGGGTCTTGATGAAGATACTGTACGTTTCATCTCTGCGACCAAGGGTGAACCCGAGTGGCTGCTGGAGTGGCGCTTGAAAGCCTTTGCTGCTTGGAAAGAAATGGCTGAGCCAACGTGGGCGCATGTGCACTACCCGGAAATCGATTTCCAGGCTGTGTCCTATTACTCGGCACCGAAAAGTATGGCAGACAAACCGCAAAGCTTGGACGAGGTTGATCCTGAGCTGCTGGCCACCTACGAAAAGCTGGGCATTCCTCTGCATGAACAAGAGATGCTGGCGGGCGTGGCGGTGGATGCGGTGTTTGATTCCGTATCCGTTGTAACGACCTATCGTGCCAAACTCGAAGAAGCGGGCGTGATTTTCTGCCCCATCAGCGAGGCTGTGCACAAATACCCTGAGCTGCTGAAAAAGTACCTGGGTTCAGTCGTGCCGCAAAAAGACAACTTTTACGCCGCGCTGAATTCGGCGGTGTTTTCTGACGGTTCGTTCGTTTATATCCCGAAGGGCGTGCGCTGCCCGATGGAATTGTCGACGTATTTCCGCATCAACGAAATGAACACCGGGCAGTTTGAACGCACATTGATCGTGGCCGATGAAGGCTCGCACGTCAGTTACTTAGAGGGTTGTACCGCGCCGATGCGCGATGAAAACCAACTGCACGCCGCCGTGGTCGAATTGGTGGCCCTGGACAATGCGGAAATCAAATACTCCACGGTGCAAAACTGGTACCCCGGCAACGCCGAAGGTAAGGGCGGCATCTACAACTTCGTTACCAAGCGTGGGATCTGCCACACCAACGCCAAGATCTCGTGGACACAGGTTGAAACCGGTTCGGCGGTGACCTGGAAATACCCGAGCTGCATCCTTAAAGGTGACAACAGCGTCGGAGAGTTCTATTCAGTCGCACTGACCAACAATTTTCAGCAGGCTGATACCGGCACCAAGATGATCCATTTGGGTAAGAACACCACCTCGACCATCATCGCCAAAGGCATCTCTGCCGGAAAGAGCAACAGCTCCTACCGTGGACTGGTGCGTATGAATGCGGGGGCCGACGGCGCGCGTAACTTTACACAGTGTGATTCGCTGTTGATCGGCGATCAGTGCGGTGCGCATACGTTCCCGTACATCGAAAGTAAAAACCCCACGGCGGTGATAGAGCACGAAGCTACGACATCTAAAGTCAGCGATGACCAGATGTTTCTCTGCCAGCAGCGCGGACTTGACGCCGAGAAAGCCATTTCCATGATCGTGAATGGATTCTGCCGGGAAGTCTTTAAAGAGTTGCCCATGGAGTTTGCGGTCGAGGCGGGTAAGTTGCTGGAAGTGAGCCTTGAGGGCTCCGTTGGTTAA
- a CDS encoding IscS subfamily cysteine desulfurase: MRQPIYLDYAATTPVDPRVAARMAECLTLEGNFANPASRSHLFGWQAEEAVEHARGQIATLLNCDAREIVWTSGATEADNLALKGVAYARQDDGKHIVVSAIEHKAVLDPAHWLVSQGFDVTFLAPDASGRVLPEQLAAVLRPDTTLVSLMHVNNELGTVNDIAALGALCRANGTLFHVDAAQSVGKLPLDMQAMPVDLLSLSAHKLYGPKGIGALYVRRAPEVKVVAQQHGGGHERGMRSGTLATHQCVGLGLAVELAGAQLAEESQRITRLRDRLWQGIADLPGVSLNGHPEERVCGILNVAFAGQDGETLLMALRDVAISTGSACTSASVEPSFVLKAIGLPDELAHASLRLSLGRFTTEQEIDFAVGHIRQVVSALTAAA; this comes from the coding sequence ATGCGACAGCCCATTTATCTCGATTATGCCGCCACAACGCCTGTAGACCCGAGGGTTGCAGCACGCATGGCGGAATGTCTGACGCTAGAAGGTAATTTTGCTAACCCAGCGTCACGCTCTCACCTGTTCGGCTGGCAGGCTGAAGAGGCGGTGGAGCATGCCCGTGGACAAATAGCCACCTTGTTAAACTGTGATGCACGGGAAATTGTCTGGACCAGTGGGGCGACTGAGGCCGACAACCTCGCGCTCAAAGGCGTAGCGTACGCCCGGCAAGACGATGGTAAACATATTGTGGTGTCGGCGATCGAGCATAAGGCGGTGTTGGACCCGGCCCATTGGCTGGTGAGCCAAGGTTTTGACGTGACTTTTTTAGCGCCTGATGCCAGTGGACGTGTGTTGCCTGAGCAATTGGCTGCGGTACTGCGGCCCGACACTACCTTGGTCAGCTTGATGCATGTAAATAATGAATTGGGCACGGTGAACGACATTGCGGCGCTCGGTGCACTCTGCCGCGCTAACGGTACGCTGTTTCACGTGGATGCAGCACAAAGTGTCGGCAAGTTGCCATTGGATATGCAAGCCATGCCGGTGGACTTACTCTCTTTGTCAGCCCACAAGCTTTACGGCCCGAAGGGTATCGGAGCGCTCTATGTGCGCCGTGCTCCCGAAGTCAAAGTGGTGGCCCAGCAACACGGTGGCGGCCATGAGCGCGGTATGCGCTCGGGCACTCTGGCGACCCATCAGTGTGTTGGACTGGGCTTGGCAGTGGAGTTGGCTGGGGCGCAACTGGCTGAAGAGTCCCAGCGAATCACTCGCTTGCGAGATCGTTTGTGGCAGGGTATCGCAGACTTGCCCGGGGTAAGCTTGAACGGCCACCCCGAGGAGCGTGTCTGCGGCATATTGAATGTCGCCTTCGCCGGGCAAGATGGCGAAACATTGTTGATGGCGTTGCGTGACGTCGCAATCTCCACAGGTTCGGCCTGTACATCGGCCAGTGTGGAGCCCAGTTTTGTTTTAAAGGCCATTGGTCTGCCCGACGAGCTGGCGCATGCGTCTTTGCGCTTAAGCCTTGGGCGTTTCACTACCGAGCAAGAAATTGATTTTGCGGTTGGGCACATTCGCCAAGTGGTCAGTGCGCTGACTGCCGCGGCCTAA
- the iscR gene encoding Fe-S cluster assembly transcriptional regulator IscR has protein sequence MRLTTKGRYAVTAMLDLALHETQGPISLADISDRQGISLSYLEQLFAKLRRHDLVRSVRGPGGGYQLAGGPSAISVAQVVDAVSESMDATRCQGKVGCQSGEVCLTHHLWEDLSGQIHQFLTDITLADLVNRSDIQRVSARQDSVQRAQQDSVHITLNQIQ, from the coding sequence ATGCGCTTAACCACCAAAGGTCGCTATGCGGTCACTGCCATGTTGGATCTTGCGCTGCATGAAACGCAGGGGCCCATCAGTTTGGCGGACATCTCAGATCGTCAGGGTATTTCGTTATCTTATCTTGAGCAACTCTTTGCCAAATTACGACGTCACGATTTAGTGCGCAGCGTACGTGGCCCGGGCGGCGGCTATCAATTGGCCGGCGGCCCCAGTGCTATATCGGTGGCGCAGGTGGTGGATGCCGTGAGTGAGTCGATGGACGCAACACGGTGTCAGGGCAAAGTAGGTTGCCAGAGTGGTGAGGTGTGTTTGACGCATCATTTGTGGGAAGACCTCAGCGGTCAGATCCATCAATTCCTCACTGACATTACCTTGGCCGACTTAGTGAACCGCAGTGATATTCAGCGCGTCAGCGCGCGCCAAGACAGCGTCCAGCGCGCGCAGCAAGATTCAGTGCATATTACGCTGAACCAGATTCAGTAA